In candidate division KSB1 bacterium, the genomic window CAGTTTACACTGGCGGTTCGCTCGTTTTCTCCGCAGGTCAATTGGGCTCGTGGTGTTTTGGCCGGCCTTGGGGTGCTCGCGACGAAGGCGGCGATTCCCCTGTCCTTCGGGGATGTGGGGGTCAGGGAGGCGGCGGCGATTTTCTTCTATCAGCGGGCCGGTGCGGATCCCGCAGCCGCCCTGTCGGGATCTCTTTGCGTCTACGTTTGGAACGTTGCCCTGCCCGCCGCGGTCGGACTCCACTGGGTTACCCAGAGGAAAGGCGGACCTCCGGCAAGGCGAAAGGATGGGCGCGGAGCTTGCCCCTGACCTCACGATCCGGCCAGGGTAGGAGCGGATGGTCCTTACGGCACGAGCGTACGCCAAGATCAACCTTGGGCTCAAGGTCTGCCGGCGTCGTCCAGACGGCTACCACGACATCTGCACCATTTTTCAGCAGATTGACCTCGCCGACGAACTCGCCTTTGAGGTGGACCGGGAGGCGGGGGCGATCGGGCTTCTGTGCGAGGGGGCGGAACTTCCGGTCGACGAACGAAACCTGGTCATGAAAGCGGCGCTGCGACTGGCTGACCGGGTGCCCGACAAAGCCCGACGGACGCTCATTGTTCTGAGAAAGAGGATACCTGTAGGAGGCGGTTTGGGCGGCGGAAGTAGTGATGCCGCTACGACGTTGCGTGTCCTCAATCGCGCCTGGGGTGCCAATCTTCCGGAGGCAGAGCTGCTGCGGATGGCGCGCGGGCTCGGGGCGGATGTGCCTTTCTTCCTGCAAGGGGGGGCCGCCTTCGCTACAGGGATCGGGGACGTGCTCACCCCCATCGCGCTCTGGGTGGATCCGGTTGGGGTACTGATTGTACCGGACGTACAGGTCTCGACCGCCTGGGCCTATGGACAGCTGAAAATCGGCTTGACAAAGAGGGGAGGATGTGGTAAATTCCGCAGGTTCCTA contains:
- the ispE gene encoding 4-(cytidine 5'-diphospho)-2-C-methyl-D-erythritol kinase, encoding MVLTARAYAKINLGLKVCRRRPDGYHDICTIFQQIDLADELAFEVDREAGAIGLLCEGAELPVDERNLVMKAALRLADRVPDKARRTLIVLRKRIPVGGGLGGGSSDAATTLRVLNRAWGANLPEAELLRMARGLGADVPFFLQGGAAFATGIGDVLTPIALWVDPVGVLIVPDVQVSTAWAYGQLKIGLTKRGGCGKFRRFL